In Nakaseomyces glabratus chromosome I, complete sequence, the sequence GTGGTAGGCAACCAAACCCTTAGCGATAGCTTGTCTGATGGCGTAGACTTGGGAAACGTGACCACCACCGGTGACTCTAACTCTGATGTCAATGTTGGCGAACTTGTCCAAACCAACCAACAACAATGGTTCGTAAACCTTGAATCTCAAGATTTCTGGTTCGACCAAAGTGATTGGAGAACCGTTAACCTTAATCAAACCCTTACCGGCCTTAACGTGGGCAACGGCAGTAGCAGACTTCTTCTTACCAAAAgtctattattatattaaaaacTCATATCCATAGAAAACTAGTAATACAGTTCGCAATGCCAAATATAGCTTCGTCAAAAAAAGTCAAACACAAAAGAGTAACAGAATGACTGTCCTCATTCGgaataatattcaaataaacTAAGCCAATTTTCAGCAATCGACtgcaaaaatatcaaacGGATAGGAAATTTAGAAAGATTGTTAGTAACAGGATCTAATCGATAACAATAATCTTAGAATAGATGGATAATGGGAAATTTACTTTCATTCACTTTTAATAAGCTGTTCGctttcaattcttttgttttaaGTGTTCTTTGTGATAAAGTGAATACTAAATCAAAGAGCTCGCACTGTCATTGAAGTTCCTAATCAAGTACTTTTATTCATAATTCTCTGTAAATTATTCATTAGGTGAAAACCTCATAAGATTGTGGAATATGGAAAAACTTTTCGTTCATATAATAACCTCTGTTCTCATATTATAGATAACTTAAACCTTCAAATGCTGCTCGTTTCAAATTGACATAATTATCGCATCGCCTTCGGATTGTTAATTAACAGGACCACTTAATTGCGAGCTACTGGTAGAAATATTCTTGTTTTCTAATCTCGGTTATTCCAGTACAATCTTTACTTCCTGAATATGCAAATTTCTCATATAACCACTATTAATTCATTAAAACTGGGATCATTAGGACATACTTGGACACTTGGGACGGTGGACATCTTGCGTTTGGTTCTATTGTATATGCGGTTTGTTATTGAAAGCGGTTAAAAGTTCAAATAGGCGTTTACTATGTACTGAATTTAAACCTATTTTCTATATAGCTCTGCCCATATCATCCTAcaattttgacaaaattgtTACAAAATTCCACCTGGGTAGCTTGGTTTCAAGATGCCACCACCACGCTTGGTACGGTTTGTTCTCCCTGCACTAACGACATGGGCAGTATCCTACACTAAGCAGTGTCAACAGACTTTCCACTCAGTATCAGGACTGTCTGCCTAATTGGAGATCAGCCTCGGTGGCTGTCTGCCTAGCTCCCATAGCTAACGGGCTAGCAGTTCGGCTGAGCGGTGCCAACTAGGCTGGTCTATTCCCCCCAGGTATTTGCAAGGCCGGTCCTAGACGCACGAAAGTCTCAACCGTGTTCCTGTGGCCACAAAGTCGAATGAGCTCACAACGATCTGGTTGAGCCCAGCTCCCTCGAGGTGAACCCACTGACAATACCTACTCAGAGGACTGGTTAGGCTTCATCCCGTTGTGTTTCCTTTCAGTTTAGGCT encodes:
- the RPS16A gene encoding 40S ribosomal protein uS9 (CAGL0I00792g~Ortholog(s) have role in maturation of SSU-rRNA from tricistronic rRNA transcript (SSU-rRNA, 5.8S rRNA, LSU-rRNA) and 90S preribosome, cytosol localization), translated to MSTVPSVQTFGKKKSATAVAHVKAGKGLIKVNGSPITLVEPEILRFKVYEPLLLVGLDKFANIDIRVRVTGGGHVSQVYAIRQAIAKGLVAYHQKFVDEQSKNELKKAFTSYDRTLLIADARRPEPKKFGGKGARARFQKSYR